The Mycolicibacterium hassiacum DSM 44199 genome includes a window with the following:
- a CDS encoding restriction endonuclease, whose product MRIGWRLVIAGAAGAAAWLAGAGPAAGLAIAVLAPIVLASAPRFLAAAVAAMRTPTAREDPTNAMSGTEFEDYVARIARSTGNPVTMTSLTGDWGVDIIVGRRPHRLAIQCKRQSRPVGAAAVQQVVAGAPMQDCTRTMVVTNHDFTPAARKLAQLHGCELVGGADLPRLRATIRRLTAPDVPDG is encoded by the coding sequence GTGCGGATCGGATGGCGGTTGGTGATCGCGGGTGCGGCCGGCGCGGCGGCCTGGCTGGCGGGCGCCGGACCGGCAGCCGGCCTCGCCATCGCAGTGCTCGCCCCCATCGTGCTGGCGAGTGCGCCCCGGTTCCTCGCGGCCGCGGTCGCCGCGATGCGCACCCCGACCGCGCGCGAAGACCCGACGAACGCGATGTCGGGCACCGAGTTCGAGGACTACGTCGCCCGGATCGCCCGATCCACCGGCAACCCGGTGACCATGACGTCGCTCACCGGCGACTGGGGCGTGGACATCATCGTGGGCAGGCGCCCGCATCGGCTGGCGATCCAGTGCAAACGTCAGTCGCGACCGGTCGGCGCCGCAGCGGTGCAACAGGTGGTCGCCGGCGCTCCGATGCAGGACTGCACCCGGACGATGGTGGTGACTAACCACGACTTCACCCCTGCGGCAAGGAAACTGGCACAGCTGCACGGATGTGAACTGGTCGGGGGCGCGGATCTGCCGCGGCTGCGCGCGACCATCCGGCGGCTCACCGCACCGGATGTGCCGGACGGCTGA
- a CDS encoding PAS and ANTAR domain-containing protein, with product MSDELAGYGAQSPLEYALAGGEPQRVGSFTFYFADERWEWSPQVARMHGFEPGTVEPTTELVLSHKHPDDYRQVAATLDEIRRTSGAFSTRHRIIDTRGEVHHVVVVGDRIVDADGTVIGTHGFYVDVTPSLDQQQQEMVTEAVAEIAEARAVIEQAKGMLMLIYRISADSAFELLKWRSQETNTKLRLLAQQIVRDFAESTHDEIPPREVYDRLLLTAHQRIAH from the coding sequence ATGTCCGATGAGCTGGCCGGATACGGCGCACAGTCGCCGTTGGAGTACGCCCTGGCCGGCGGCGAGCCCCAGCGAGTCGGTTCCTTCACGTTCTACTTCGCCGACGAGCGGTGGGAGTGGTCGCCGCAGGTGGCCCGGATGCACGGCTTTGAGCCGGGGACGGTGGAGCCGACCACCGAGCTGGTGCTGTCGCACAAGCATCCGGACGACTACCGGCAGGTCGCGGCCACCCTCGACGAGATCCGGCGCACCTCGGGTGCCTTCTCCACCCGGCACCGCATCATCGACACCCGCGGCGAGGTCCACCACGTGGTCGTGGTCGGGGATCGGATCGTCGATGCCGACGGCACGGTGATCGGCACACACGGCTTCTATGTGGACGTCACGCCGTCGCTCGATCAGCAACAGCAGGAGATGGTGACCGAGGCGGTCGCCGAGATCGCCGAGGCTCGCGCGGTGATCGAACAGGCCAAGGGCATGCTGATGCTGATCTACCGGATCAGTGCCGATTCGGCCTTCGAGCTGCTCAAGTGGCGCTCCCAGGAAACCAACACCAAGCTGCGGCTGCTGGCGCAGCAGATCGTGCGGGACTTCGCCGAGTCGACCCACGACGAGATTCCCCCGCGTGAGGTGTACGACCGGCTGTTGCTCACCGCCCACCAACGCATAGCGCACTGA
- the usfY gene encoding protein UsfY produces the protein MKSPKDPVDHARTTRPHAGETMKDTKNLPGLVLLGVALVSFVGALAAFGAGHPDVGTTLAVIAAVLMVVSLGWLVIEHMRVRRIEERWYQEHPDAQRQRPSS, from the coding sequence ATGAAGAGCCCCAAGGATCCCGTTGATCATGCAAGGACCACTCGACCGCACGCCGGCGAGACGATGAAGGACACCAAGAACCTGCCGGGTCTGGTGCTGTTGGGTGTGGCACTGGTGAGTTTCGTGGGCGCGCTGGCCGCGTTCGGTGCCGGACACCCTGACGTCGGGACCACGCTGGCCGTGATCGCGGCCGTCCTGATGGTCGTTTCGCTGGGTTGGCTGGTCATCGAACACATGCGGGTGCGACGCATCGAAGAGCGGTGGTATCAGGAGCATCCCGATGCCCAGCGCCAGCGGCCGAGCAGCTGA
- the mbp1 gene encoding microaggregate-binding protein 1: MTDKNSGPAEGVKGVVEDVKGKAKEAVGTVTGRDDMVREGKAQQDKADAQRDAARKEAEAESARAGAKAAEQRQKTEQ, encoded by the coding sequence ATGACCGACAAGAACAGTGGTCCCGCAGAGGGCGTCAAGGGCGTCGTCGAGGACGTCAAGGGTAAAGCCAAGGAAGCCGTCGGTACGGTGACCGGCCGTGACGACATGGTCCGCGAGGGCAAGGCTCAGCAGGACAAGGCCGACGCGCAGCGCGACGCCGCTCGTAAGGAAGCCGAGGCAGAGTCGGCGCGGGCCGGGGCGAAAGCCGCCGAGCAGCGCCAGAAGACCGAACAGTAA